GACCCGTTGCTACTCATACCTTGGTACAGATCCTGATTTGCAGAAGGACGTCTGTCAATGAGGTTTGGATCCCAGTCTTCCCATCGGCCTTCGAAAATCTCCCGATACACGTCTCTGTACTGCTCGTCCTCCCACCGTTCGATAGAGCTCGAGTCCAGATGCAGTGGGAGCGTGCTGTCGCGCCCGGGGTATCGGATTCTCAAACGGTCAGCATACACAACTTGCGAGTCCATGTCCAGAAGAGCGTCAGGGTCGTTGTTTTTGTACAACTTACCAACAGCCTTCATAAGCTGAACCATGCGAGGGTGGCTTCTTGCCTCCACTTGTGCCTTCGACCAATGAATAAACCAATTGCTGGTGACACCAGTGCGTGGAGTCCCGGTGATACCAGGATGGCTCTTGATGTACTTCTTGGTATCCTCTCTCCACTGGTTGCACTGCTCATCGTCGATCACGTCGCGGATAATCAAGCAGCCGCGGGCGTGGATCAGAGAAGTCATCTCCTCGGTAAAACCACCGTTCTCAATGTCCCCCCAGTTGACCTCTGGGATGTAAGACGAGCCTGCACGGCTGATCTCGTCGGCCTTTCTGTCCAGAGCTTTCAGTAGTCTTCCCCAGGAGGCCTGGACAGCCTCGCGGTTTTCTGGCCTGATGATTTCGCGCTTGAGTTCCTTGAAGCGGCTCTCCAGTCTTAGTGTTGTGATAGTTGTGGTGGTCATTGCCGACTACCCCAGACCCCCCTGgcttatatattattttcttcctcctgcGGGCAAAAAACAATGCTACCGCAGCGAGAGAAACAATGTTTTGGTCGTGGCACACCCAACAAAATGACCCGCGGGCTAGAATCCGTTGTTTGCTAGCCACTCACCAAAGAGGTCTTCGTCCGTTGCCACCACTCTCTTCGGAACATCGCCTCCTGTCCGCTTGCCGATCCTTTCGTACAACGCATCGAAACGCATCAAGGCAAGCTGCGTCACGTGTGTTTGTTCGGCCAGCGCGGACAGATTGTTGCGGTAGCACTCGACCTGGCTCTTCCAAGCCTCGCCGTCAACCTTGCTTTGTGCAATTACGTAGAAGGCAAGCATGCAGGTTCCCACAATTGAGAAGTTCATCTGTGAGTAGCACCACCAGAAGCCGTCAAACTGCAGGCCCGTAAGAAACACGTTGAACTCGCTGCAGTAGTTTAGAGCCCGTGAGGTCAGAGACGCGTAGCACGCATCTGTATCTGTGTAGAGGATTGACCGACAGCATGACAGTGCCAGCGTTGTCTTCGCGAGCACCAACGAAGCCATAGGTCCGGCAGGACTTGCGACTGGAAAGTACATTGTGTCGATTGCATCTATCCTGTTTAAAAGCTCGATGCCGATCGCCATGGACTCCTCAGCTGGTCTCTGCAGAGCCTTGACCGTGTAGAACCGCGTTAGCAGCTCGGAAAGTACTTTGGTCAGGCGCACCATCACAAGGAACATCTGTACTCCCGGAACCGTGTCCTCGTAGTCGCTTTCCTCGTAGTCGCTTTCGCTGATCTCGCCGACACTGAAATCGTCGCTGTGAATGTGTGAAGGACGCGACAATCCCAGGCTCTCCCACTTGTCGTGCACGTATATCAGCCACCAGAGCCTGCGTCGCATAGCCTTTTCTCGCCATGGGATGTCCCAGCCGACGGGGTCAATGTGCAGTCCCAGTTCCTGTGCAGACGCAACGAGAGACGCTGTCTGTACCCAATGGCGCGGGAAGTTGGCGTCTCGAATGATCATCGGGCGCTCGTGCAGCTTCAGAAGGGTTGCCTGGACGGTCTGCATCGTCGACGCTCCTTGCTCCAGTGGGAGAGCGCGCGCAGTGAAGTCTGAGAGTTTGAACCAATCGGCAGCCTTCTTCTCAACCACAGATTTGTCGGAGAAAAACGGATATGCCACCACGTACATCGAAGCAAGAAGAGTCGCAGAGATCGTCCCGTTGCGCAGTTCCTCATAGAAAACTGACTGGTTCATGATGGGATACGAGGAGTTCACCACAGAGAAATACGTCTCCAACAAGCTGTCTTCTACCGGCTTGGCCGCCTCCCTCACAGCATCTACCTCGTAGCACCCCGGGCGTGGCTCGAGATACTCGGTGGGGTGCATAGCAAACACAATCGGCGTTTGCGCGCTAGTATTCTTCAGCAAATATGTTGTCCCTGAATCTGCCCCTGCTGCCTCCCCAATTCTTCTCAACAGCCACGGATCCCGGTCTCCACTAAATCCCACAAACAAGCTAGTTTTGCCGTTATGGAGCTCCAATGCGTTGTTCTCGGCAGGAGCAACGTCTGGTCGCCGCTCGAGTCGAAAAATGCAAGGGTTGGCCGTCTCCACCTTCCAGCTGTCTGGacgcttcttcttgataGGGCCCGTAGTGTACGTGCACGACTGGTTGCGAAGACCACATCCCTCGCACTTGTCTgccttctcttttttcagacaCGCCATGCGCCGCCGCCGACAGAAATCACATGGCCGGCTTTTACGACTTCTATATTTTCGTGTCTCAGCCATGTTTAAAAAATTATGCTTACCTTATATTTTTACCTTATACCGGGCAGGGGTCGGTGTAGTTCTTAAACTTGGCCACCCTAATATTTCTATCTACTCTATCTCTCAGCTATTTAGTCTCCCCCTTGTAGAACTCATAATCGATGTACCCGTGCGCTGGGTCCGGCGCCCAGTAGAGTGTGTCCCTCTCATACTTGTTTAGCACTTAGAgtcatcaacaaaaaatcTTATCCATGACTTTTGCAGCCTTGTTGTCGTACTCTagatcttcttcatcctcaGGATATGAAAAGTCAATCTTGTCAAGTGGAATCTCTCTAAAGTCACGGGTCCACAGTTTATATCcgagccagaaaacaaaatAAAGAATCAAAGAAATGTAAGCCGCAAAGAAGTTTTGTGTATCCCATGGTATGAAAGCAGTAAACCCCTGGGTAATggcaacaagaacaagcaTGAAACATGCAAATATAGCTGAGTAAGGCTGTAGTGGGGACTTGTATATCGGAATTGAACTTCTGTCAATTCCTTGTCTTTTTAGCCCGTAGTAATACCTTAGAAAGGCATAGTTGATCAAAGCCCAACAAATGAATCCAAACTCGGTGACAAGATTCATGAGCCAATTGAAGACCTGTGCGGCAGTATTGTTCAAGGTGAGAAGTGCAAGAAGTCCAAACGCACCGTTGAAAAGAACAGAGTAGTAGGGAACGCCGTTTCTATTGGTCTTGATCAACCACTTGGGGCAGAAACCGTACTTGGTTCCATAGTAATAGGATCTTGAAGGAATATAAATTTGAGTGTTGGCAGCAGAGAATGCAGCAATTAAGATGCCACCATTGACAATTGATGGAAGGACCTTAACACCAGCATTTTCGACTGCAATCACAAATGGGGACTGGGCACCATTACCAGCACCAGCATTGATGGCGCTCAAAAGGTTGGGGTCGTTAGAAGCAACCATAAGCGACACCATAAATAATGATAGCACGTTGAATGTCACAACACGAATTGCGACTGATTTCATCACAGCAGGTGCCAGCTTTCTAAAGTTGGGAGTTTCTCCACTTGCAAGTCCAATTGTTTCACTTCCTTGGTAACCAAAAGCAGCGTTCACCAGAACTCTCCaaactccaagaaatttTCCTACAGGCTTATCTGTAAGGTAATTAACAAACGGTCCAGGATTTCTCCAGTACTGGAAGCCTGTGGTTTTGTGCAATGGATTGCCTCCACACGTAGCTATCAAGCAAAAGAAGATGCTGCCAACGAACAAAATCAATTTTATCATAGTGACCCAAAACTCAACTTCCCCGTATGCTCCAACATCCACTATGTTAACCATGATGATAATGAATGTGAATATGAGGACAGTCGCCCAATCAGGTAGCTTTTTATCAGTGTCCCAAAACCCGATAAGCAGGCATATTGAAGAGATCTCAGAAGGGAGCGTGAGACTAAAACTAAGAGCATTAGACCATGTGAAGGCAAACGCTGTGGACTTATCAATGAATCTTGCCATAATTTCGATAAAATTCCCCTCGCGGCCCAGATAAGCACACATCTCGGCGAGAGAAAAAATCGTGCACATTGTTATCACACCCATTAGGGCATACGAGATGAGCATACCCACAGGACCAGCAATTGCAAGAGCGCCTCCACTTCCAATGAGCAGTCCAACACCAAGGGATCCCCCGAGAGCTATGAAATTGACATGTCTCGGCCTTAGGTTTCTCTTCAGTCCTTGCTGCACAGACGAAACTGAAGAGGAGTCTGAATCCACAACTGTAACAACAGGCTGCTTTTGTTCTTTCATTGAAGGTCTTGAGTATTCAGGAACAAAAATGAAAACCTTGTTATTATTCTGAGAATCGAAAAAAAGCGACCATTTCAAATGCCGCTTAGAATTGACCTGGCCCCTTAAAAATCTTATCTATTGTTTCGAGACCGaaactggaaaaaagatatGCATCCCTGATAAGCtttgataaaaaaaaataaccGCTAGTGGTGTTGACCACTGTGGGTTTGCGTAGGCTAGGCAATAATAACAACGTTTAGTTTACATCTAAGAGTGGTGCAACGCATCCTAATCAAAGCTTGCTGTTTAATTCAGCCCAAGAAACTGCATTTAGGACCCTTTATCTTAAACTACAAAAATGGTTTCAGGTACCTTTGTCAGTgatttcaagaaaatcGAACACATTCACCCTTTTAAGTTCCAGTCCATAGTCTCCACATGTAATTTGGAGCACTCCAATTGCCAAAAAGTAGATGATTGGGTTTGAAGGTGAACCAATGACATTTTCATCGTATCAGGACACACTTACTTGAAATTTACTAAGGAGAAACCTGTCAAGAGGATATCGTACCAGAGTAGGAGATGTGATATCACGCAGATATCAAGACTTCTTCAGATTTTCGACTGCAGAGTGATCGGTGTGTAAAGTGTTTAAATTAGGGTTATTGATGTCACACTTTGGCACGACTTCCTGTTGCATCAGACCGGGGCAATGCGAGTTGCCCAGCCAAAACTTGCCACCTCGAAGAAGGCAACTCGTATCTTGTCTGAGGATCCATTTTGGGATCACTTAGGCAGTGCGCATTTAAGCACTCTATATCTTTCATGAGTGAGGATTTATCAAGCAATTTGCTTGACCTCACTT
This portion of the Ogataea parapolymorpha DL-1 chromosome IV, whole genome shotgun sequence genome encodes:
- a CDS encoding Basic amino-acid permease, with the translated sequence MKEQKQPVVTVVDSDSSSVSSVQQGLKRNLRPRHVNFIALGGSLGVGLLIGSGGALAIAGPVGMLISYALMGVITMCTIFSLAEMCAYLGREGNFIEIMARFIDKSTAFAFTWSNALSFSLTLPSEISSICLLIGFWDTDKKLPDWATVLIFTFIIIMVNIVDVGAYGEVEFWVTMIKLILFVGSIFFCLIATCGGNPLHKTTGFQYWRNPGPFVNYLTDKPVGKFLGVWRVLVNAAFGYQGSETIGLASGETPNFRKLAPAVMKSVAIRVVTFNVLSLFMVSLMVASNDPNLLSAINAGAGNGAQSPFVIAVENAGVKVLPSIVNGGILIAAFSAANTQIYIPSRSYYYGTKYGFCPKWLIKTNRNGVPYYSVLFNGAFGLLALLTLNNTAAQVFNWLMNLVTEFGFICWALINYAFLRYYYGLKRQGIDRSSIPIYKSPLQPYSAIFACFMLVLVAITQGFTAFIPWDTQNFFAAYISLILYFVFWLGYKLWTRDFREIPLDKIDFSYPEDEEDLEYDNKAAKVMDKIFC
- a CDS encoding Transcriptional activator protein DAL81: MAETRKYRSRKSRPCDFCRRRRMACLKKEKADKCEGCGLRNQSCTYTTGPIKKKRPDSWKVETANPCIFRLERRPDVAPAENNALELHNGKTSLFVGFSGDRDPWLLRRIGEAAGADSGTTYLLKNTSAQTPIVFAMHPTEYLEPRPGCYEVDAVREAAKPVEDSLLETYFSVVNSSYPIMNQSVFYEELRNGTISATLLASMYVVAYPFFSDKSVVEKKAADWFKLSDFTARALPLEQGASTMQTVQATLLKLHERPMIIRDANFPRHWVQTASLVASAQELGLHIDPVGWDIPWREKAMRRRLWWLIYVHDKWESLGLSRPSHIHSDDFSVGEISESDYEESDYEDTVPGVQMFLVMVRLTKVLSELLTRFYTVKALQRPAEESMAIGIELLNRIDAIDTMYFPVASPAGPMASLVLAKTTLALSCCRSILYTDTDACYASLTSRALNYCSEFNVFLTGLQFDGFWWCYSQMNFSIVGTCMLAFYVIAQSKVDGEAWKSQVECYRNNLSALAEQTHVTQLALMRFDALYERIGKRTGGDVPKRVVATDEDLFGEWLANNGF